From the Lathyrus oleraceus cultivar Zhongwan6 chromosome 4, CAAS_Psat_ZW6_1.0, whole genome shotgun sequence genome, one window contains:
- the LOC127074096 gene encoding protein FIZZY-RELATED 1 — MDGPTGNRRNTPPSATSPPPSPSPENLRHVERMINSNHYTSPSRTIYSDRFIPSRSASKFALFDINTTTEGRDDSSSAYTSLLRTALFGPDAAGVAGPITPEKRDSPSMTLPSRNIFRYKTETRQSMHSLSPFMSDDVVPGVNQIPVKAPRKVPRSPYKVLDAPALQDDFYLNLVDWSSHNVLAVGLGNCVYLWNACSSKVTKLCDLGVDDCVCSVGWAQRGTHLAVGTNNGKVQIWDAARCKKIRSMEGHRLRVGALAWSSSLLSSGGRDKNIYQRDIRTQEDFVSKLSGHKSEVCGLKWSYDNRELASGGNDNKLFVWNQHSTQPVLKYCEHTAAVKAIAWSPHLHGLLASGGGTADRCIRFWNTTTNSHLSCMDTGSQVCNLVWSKNVNELVSTHGYSQNQIIVWRYPTMSKLATLTGHTYRVLYLAISPDGQTIVTGAGDETLRFWNVFPSPKSQNTESEIGALSLGRTTIR; from the exons ATGGACGGACCAACCGGTAACCGACGAAATACTCCTCCGTCCGCCACCTCTCCGCCGCCTTCTCCTTCTCCGGAAAATCTCCGTCACGTGGAACGCATGATTAACTCCAACCATTATACTTCACCGTCTAGAACAATCTACTCCGATAGGTTTATTCCCAGTAGATCTGCCTCCAAATTCGCTTTGTTTGATATCAATACGACTACAGAAGGACGCGATGATAGCTCTAGTGCTTATACCTCTCTTCTCCGAACTGCTTTGTTTGGACCTGATGCGGCCGGGGTGGCTGGTCCTATAACGCCGGAGAAGAGGGACTCGCCGTCGATGACATTACCGAGCAGGAATATTTTTAGGTACAAGACGGAGACTCGGCAGTCCATGCATTCGCTTTCTCCGTTTATGTCTGATGACGTTGTTCCCGGTGTTAATCAGATTCCGGTCAAGGCTCCCAGGAAGGTTCCTCGATCGCCGTATAAG GTTTTGGATGCACCTGCTTTGCAAGACGATTTTTATCTGAATCTGGTGGATTGGTCTTCGCACAATGTGTTGGCGGTTGGTTTGGGTAACTGCGTTTATCTCTGGAATGCTTGTAGCAGTAAA GTAACTAAATTATGTGATTTAGGGGTTGATGACTGTGTTTGTTCTGTTGGCTGGGCACAACGTGGTACTCATCTTGCTGTTGGAACTAACAATGGTAAAGTTCAG ATTTGGGATGCAGCACGATGCAAGAAGATAAGATCTATGGAAGGGCATCGGTTACGCGTCGGGGCCTTGGCTTGGAGTTCATCTCTTTTGTCCTCTGGTGGACGGGATAAGAATATTTATCAACGAGATATACGCACACAAGAAGATTTTGTTAGTAAACTGTCTGGACACAAATCAGAG GTTTGTGGACTGAAGTGGTCTTATGATAACCGTGAGTTGGCATCCGGAGGAAACGACAACAAA TTGTTTGTTTGGAATCAACACTCGACCCAACCTGTCCTGAAATACTGTGAGCACACGGCAGCTGTTAAAGCTATTGCATGGTCTCCTCATCTTCATGGACTTCTTGCATCTGGAGGAGGAACTGCAGATCGATGTATTCGTTTCTGGAATACAACCACAAACTCACACTTAAGCTGTATGGACACTGGAAGTCAG GTTTGCAATCTTGTCTGGTCCAAAAATGTCAATGAACTAGTAAGCACACACGGCTACTCCCAGAACCAGATAATTGTTTGGAGATACCCCACCATGTCAAAG TTGGCCACTCTTACAGGCCATACTTATAGGGTTCTTTATCTCGCCATCTCTCCAGATGGACAG ACTATTGTGACTGGAGCTGGAGATGAAACACTTAGGTTCTGGAATGTATTTCCTTCCCCTAAATCACAG AATACTGAAAGTGAAATTGGAGCATTATCTCTTGGAAGAACTACTATTAGGTGA